The following proteins are encoded in a genomic region of Streptococcus cristatus AS 1.3089:
- a CDS encoding CtsR family transcriptional regulator, with protein sequence MGIKNTSDSIEEYIKRILAQAGMVELKRSELADVFQVVPSQINYVIKTRFTESRGYIVESKRGGGGYIRIGKIEFSDRHQMLSDLLTNVGESLSQPIFSDILQLLFDEKIISQREGDLLLASASDAVLGTDAPRIRARMLRKILQQLDRKGN encoded by the coding sequence ATGGGCATCAAAAATACCTCGGATAGTATAGAAGAATATATCAAAAGAATTTTGGCGCAGGCAGGCATGGTCGAGCTGAAGCGCAGTGAGTTAGCTGATGTTTTTCAGGTAGTTCCGAGTCAGATCAATTATGTGATTAAGACACGCTTTACAGAGAGTCGGGGCTATATCGTGGAGAGCAAGCGCGGTGGCGGTGGCTATATCAGGATTGGTAAGATTGAATTTTCCGATCGGCACCAGATGCTGTCTGATTTGTTGACCAATGTTGGTGAGTCGCTCAGCCAGCCAATTTTTTCAGATATTTTGCAGCTGCTCTTTGATGAAAAAATTATCAGCCAGCGTGAAGGAGATTTGCTCCTAGCGAGTGCCAGCGATGCTGTCTTGGGGACAGATGCTCCGAGGATTCGAGCCAGAATGTTACGGAAAATTTTGCAGCAATTAGATAGAAAAGGAAATTAA
- a CDS encoding VOC family protein, which translates to MKIEHIGLYVRDLEAARHFFETYFAATSSVFYHNQKTGFQSYFLTFAEGARLEIMTRADDLADGSRELLFTGYHHLAFSLGSPEAVDELTARLEKDGYLVLSGPRVTGDGYYESNIQAFEGNQIELTV; encoded by the coding sequence ATGAAGATTGAGCATATAGGTCTTTATGTTCGAGATTTGGAAGCGGCTCGGCATTTTTTCGAAACATATTTTGCAGCCACAAGCAGTGTTTTCTATCATAATCAGAAAACAGGTTTTCAGTCTTATTTTTTGACCTTTGCTGAGGGGGCGCGCTTGGAGATTATGACACGGGCTGATGATTTAGCAGATGGCAGTCGGGAGTTGCTTTTTACAGGCTACCATCATCTAGCTTTCAGTTTAGGTAGTCCGGAAGCAGTTGATGAGCTGACGGCTCGCTTGGAGAAGGATGGCTATCTTGTTTTGAGTGGTCCTAGAGTGACGGGGGACGGCTATTATGAAAGCAATATCCAAGCTTTTGAAGGCAATCAGATTGAACTGACCGTTTAA